A single Paenibacillus kribbensis DNA region contains:
- a CDS encoding inositol monophosphatase family protein, with amino-acid sequence MNEHENEKVPYIVSGKSYTAVAINAASKAGEWIKSRLGTVEQLNTKQSSADLVTEVDKGAEQMIRRLILTHFPDHAILGEEGVEPGAEASARALEAAREEEYLWIIDPVDGTTNFVHSLPFYSVSIALAHRGEVIVGVIYDPSRDEMFVAEKGKGAYVHGNRMQASREETLGDSLVCIGFPPDRAYAQPLNMKITQVLTPQVRGIRALGSAALHLAYVASGRLSAYCEIGLNAWDVAAGALLVQESGGTITDTLGRPYDLSVRHIAATNTAIHSQLIQVLKEADATGL; translated from the coding sequence TTGAACGAACATGAAAACGAAAAGGTTCCCTATATCGTATCAGGAAAAAGCTATACCGCCGTGGCTATTAACGCGGCATCCAAAGCTGGGGAATGGATTAAGAGCAGACTGGGAACGGTTGAACAATTGAACACCAAGCAATCTTCTGCGGATCTGGTAACCGAGGTGGATAAAGGTGCAGAGCAGATGATCCGCAGGCTGATCCTCACCCATTTCCCCGATCATGCCATTTTGGGTGAAGAGGGCGTGGAACCGGGGGCTGAGGCTTCGGCTCGCGCATTAGAGGCTGCCCGTGAAGAGGAATACTTATGGATTATTGATCCAGTAGATGGCACCACTAATTTTGTGCACAGTCTGCCGTTCTACAGCGTGTCGATTGCCTTGGCCCACCGTGGAGAGGTGATTGTCGGCGTCATTTATGATCCGTCCCGCGATGAAATGTTCGTGGCGGAAAAAGGAAAAGGCGCCTATGTTCATGGCAATCGGATGCAGGCATCAAGAGAGGAAACACTGGGAGATAGTCTGGTGTGCATCGGCTTCCCACCGGATCGTGCGTATGCACAGCCGCTGAATATGAAAATTACGCAGGTGCTTACACCGCAGGTACGAGGCATTCGGGCGCTCGGCTCGGCAGCACTGCATCTGGCTTATGTGGCGTCGGGACGGCTGTCAGCCTATTGCGAAATCGGTTTGAATGCCTGGGATGTGGCAGCAGGCGCTCTGCTGGTACAGGAATCGGGCGGAACGATCACCGATACGCTGGGCAGACCTTATGATTTGAGCGTGCGGCATATTGCAGCTACGAATACAGCTATTCATTCCCAACTTATTCAAGTGCTGAAAGAAGCAGATGCAACCGGGTTATAA
- the acnA gene encoding aconitate hydratase AcnA has product MSGKDQFSIARSLEVNGKPYRYYSLKALEEQGKSGVAKLPFSIKVLLEAAVRQFDGRAITEEHVQQLTGWAEDRDTNKEIPFIPARIVLQDFTGVPVVVDLAAMRDTVKKAGGDPKQINPLVPVDLVIDHSVMVDAFGSSDALDYNINVEFERNEERYRFLRWAQTAFNNFRAVPPSTGIVHQVNLEYLASVAATKTIDGETVVFPDSLVGTDSHTTMINGLGVVGWGVGGIEAEAGMLGQPLYFVTPDVIGFKLTGSLSEGATATDLALTVTQMLRKKGVVGKFVEFYGPGLANISLADRATVANMAPEYGATIGFFPVDAETLAYLRSTGRSDEQISLVEEYYKAQGMFRTADTPDPVFSDTIELDLASVVPSLAGPKRPQDRVELNRMKENFEGIIRTPVDKGGYGLSDEKIAQKIPLTHPDGSTSELGTGAVVIAAITSCTNTSNPSVMVGAGLLAKKAVQRGLKKPGYVKSSLTPGSLVVTEYLQKADLIGPLEALGFHVAGYGCATCIGNSGPLPDEVSQAITDNDLTVAAVISGNRNFEGRVHAQVKANYLGSPPLVVAYALAGTVNIDLANDPLGYDQDNQPVYLKDIWPTSEEIKEAISLSLSPDMFRRKYENVFTANEKWNSISVPEGELYEWDENSTYIQNPPFFEGLQDGVQDIKEIRNARVLALLNDSVTTDHISPAGNIAPSSPAGLYLKEYGVERKDFNSYGSRRGNHEVMMRGTFANIRIRNNVAPGTEGGVTKYLPTDEVMSIYDASMKYQAADQNLIVIAGKEYGTGSSRDWAAKGTLLLGVKAVIAESFERIHRSNLVGMGVLPLQFQEGYSWSSLGLNGRETFDILGIDNDVKPGQELTVVAKREDGTKLEFPVIARLDSTVDIDYYHNGGILQTVLRQMIQE; this is encoded by the coding sequence ATGTCAGGAAAAGATCAATTCTCCATTGCCCGCAGTCTCGAAGTTAACGGCAAGCCTTATCGTTATTACAGTCTCAAGGCTCTGGAGGAACAAGGAAAAAGCGGTGTTGCCAAGCTGCCCTTCTCCATTAAAGTGTTGCTGGAAGCCGCGGTTCGTCAATTTGACGGACGCGCCATTACAGAGGAGCATGTACAGCAGCTGACAGGCTGGGCCGAGGATCGTGACACCAACAAGGAAATCCCATTCATCCCGGCACGCATCGTGCTTCAGGATTTTACGGGTGTTCCAGTCGTTGTCGATTTGGCAGCCATGCGCGATACCGTAAAAAAAGCGGGCGGCGATCCAAAACAAATCAACCCGCTCGTCCCGGTCGATCTCGTCATCGACCACTCGGTTATGGTTGATGCCTTTGGTTCCAGTGACGCGCTGGACTACAACATTAATGTAGAGTTTGAGCGTAACGAGGAGCGGTACCGTTTTCTGCGCTGGGCGCAAACGGCGTTCAACAACTTCCGCGCTGTACCGCCGTCTACCGGTATCGTCCATCAGGTCAATCTGGAGTATCTCGCATCCGTAGCCGCCACCAAAACCATTGACGGCGAGACGGTCGTTTTCCCGGATTCCCTCGTGGGAACAGACTCCCATACTACGATGATTAACGGACTTGGCGTTGTAGGCTGGGGCGTCGGCGGTATTGAGGCAGAGGCGGGTATGCTGGGGCAGCCGCTCTATTTTGTCACTCCCGATGTGATTGGCTTCAAGCTGACGGGCAGCCTGTCGGAAGGGGCTACTGCTACGGATCTGGCGCTGACAGTCACTCAAATGCTGCGTAAAAAAGGCGTGGTCGGCAAATTCGTAGAATTTTACGGTCCCGGCCTGGCCAACATCAGCCTGGCTGACCGTGCGACCGTTGCCAACATGGCACCGGAATACGGCGCAACGATCGGGTTTTTCCCGGTTGATGCCGAAACCCTAGCTTACCTGCGCAGCACTGGACGCTCCGATGAGCAAATCAGCCTCGTCGAGGAATATTACAAGGCGCAAGGCATGTTCCGCACAGCCGATACGCCGGACCCTGTGTTCAGCGATACGATTGAGCTGGATCTGGCTTCGGTTGTACCGAGTCTCGCCGGACCCAAACGTCCGCAAGACCGCGTAGAATTGAACCGCATGAAGGAAAACTTCGAAGGCATTATCCGTACCCCGGTGGACAAAGGCGGCTATGGTCTGAGCGATGAGAAAATCGCACAAAAGATTCCGCTGACCCATCCGGATGGCTCTACCAGCGAATTGGGTACAGGAGCGGTCGTCATTGCGGCAATCACAAGCTGCACGAACACCTCCAACCCAAGCGTTATGGTCGGTGCGGGCTTGCTTGCCAAAAAAGCGGTGCAACGCGGACTCAAAAAGCCGGGCTATGTTAAAAGCAGCTTGACACCGGGTTCCCTGGTCGTGACGGAGTACCTGCAAAAGGCCGATCTGATCGGCCCACTGGAAGCACTCGGCTTCCATGTGGCTGGTTACGGCTGCGCGACCTGCATCGGCAACTCCGGGCCGCTTCCTGACGAAGTGAGTCAGGCCATTACAGATAACGATCTGACCGTGGCCGCAGTCATTTCCGGCAACCGGAACTTTGAAGGTCGTGTGCATGCGCAGGTCAAAGCCAACTATCTCGGCTCACCGCCACTGGTTGTCGCTTACGCGCTGGCAGGTACGGTGAACATTGATTTGGCGAATGACCCGCTCGGCTACGATCAGGACAATCAACCGGTTTACCTGAAAGACATCTGGCCTACTTCCGAAGAAATCAAGGAAGCCATCAGCCTGTCGCTCAGCCCGGATATGTTCCGTCGCAAATACGAAAATGTATTTACGGCCAACGAAAAATGGAACTCCATTTCAGTCCCTGAAGGCGAACTGTATGAATGGGATGAAAACTCGACTTATATTCAAAATCCGCCGTTCTTTGAAGGACTTCAGGATGGCGTGCAGGATATCAAAGAAATTCGCAATGCCCGTGTGCTTGCCCTGTTGAACGATTCGGTTACGACAGACCATATCTCACCAGCAGGCAACATCGCCCCTTCCAGCCCGGCAGGACTGTACTTGAAGGAGTATGGTGTGGAGCGTAAGGACTTCAACTCCTACGGCTCCCGCCGTGGTAACCATGAGGTCATGATGCGTGGTACATTTGCCAACATCCGTATCCGCAACAACGTGGCTCCCGGCACCGAAGGCGGCGTGACCAAATACCTGCCAACGGATGAGGTCATGTCCATCTATGATGCGTCCATGAAATATCAGGCAGCCGATCAAAACCTGATCGTTATTGCCGGTAAGGAATACGGTACAGGCAGCTCGCGTGACTGGGCGGCCAAGGGTACGCTTCTGCTGGGCGTGAAAGCTGTTATCGCCGAAAGCTTCGAACGGATTCACCGCAGTAACCTGGTCGGTATGGGTGTGCTGCCACTGCAATTCCAGGAAGGTTACAGCTGGTCCAGTCTGGGACTGAACGGCCGCGAAACCTTTGACATCCTTGGCATTGACAATGACGTGAAGCCAGGCCAAGAGCTTACGGTTGTAGCCAAACGCGAGGATGGCACCAAGTTAGAGTTCCCGGTAATTGCCCGACTGGACAGCACCGTGGACATCGACTACTACCACAACGGTGGCATTCTGCAAACCGTATTGCGTCAAATGATTCAAGAATAA
- a CDS encoding amino acid ABC transporter permease, whose translation MDFDFEYMLSVFPNIIKYLPLTIIMAVTAMIMASILGLIVALIRNSRIPVLTQLAAVYISFFRAIPMLVQLFLFYFGLPQLIPAFNNMTALTAALIGLSLKEAAFLAEIFRAGLNSVDKGQLEAGLSVGMTKFQTYRRMILPQAARNALPGTGNTFITLIKETALAFTLGVAEMFAQAKMMAAESFKFFETYLAVGLLYWFIVIGVSSLQRVAEQRINRPYQQ comes from the coding sequence ATGGATTTCGATTTTGAATATATGCTGTCCGTATTTCCCAACATTATTAAATATTTACCCTTAACCATTATCATGGCCGTAACGGCCATGATAATGGCAAGTATCCTCGGCCTAATAGTGGCACTTATTAGAAACAGCCGCATTCCTGTACTCACACAGCTTGCGGCTGTCTATATTTCTTTTTTTCGGGCGATCCCGATGCTGGTGCAGCTATTTCTATTTTACTTTGGCCTGCCGCAGTTAATTCCCGCTTTTAATAATATGACGGCATTAACGGCCGCGCTGATTGGCTTGAGTTTAAAAGAAGCGGCATTTCTGGCGGAAATTTTCAGAGCTGGGCTGAATTCGGTTGATAAAGGCCAATTGGAGGCGGGTTTATCGGTTGGCATGACGAAATTTCAAACCTACCGCCGGATGATCCTGCCGCAGGCGGCGCGTAACGCGCTACCCGGTACTGGGAATACATTTATTACGCTTATTAAAGAAACGGCACTGGCGTTTACGTTGGGTGTGGCCGAGATGTTTGCCCAAGCCAAAATGATGGCGGCGGAAAGCTTCAAATTTTTTGAAACGTATTTGGCAGTCGGACTTTTATATTGGTTTATTGTTATCGGAGTATCGTCACTTCAGCGCGTGGCAGAACAAAGAATTAACCGGCCTTATCAACAATAG
- a CDS encoding amidase domain-containing protein — protein MGEREWKQALFAYVNQYNRSEVNGAPQPDEYLEVDQRMERAARAARLEQWYNERDAVPLRSETRAKPLRIVQDTSDEAVIDVQLHVRLFYEKGGMTHREDRIEQERLTFTREGEAWQVTRIERDPAERKPAGGEVPFEQASFNQGGSLPLLNRGVLGFGTSARPSRYRREEAAAYADQWWDSFNPEFEGFDVDCTNYISQCLFAGGAPIHYTGKRESGWWYKGRVAGRELWSYSWAVSNSLERFLGSSSWGLTAEQVSRPEQLMLGDVIFYDWDGDGTFQHSTIVTAFDAGGMPLVNAHTVSSRHRYWDYKNSYAWTDSTVYRFYHIADYF, from the coding sequence ATGGGGGAGCGGGAATGGAAACAGGCTCTTTTTGCATACGTGAATCAGTACAATCGCAGTGAGGTGAATGGGGCACCGCAACCGGATGAATATCTGGAGGTGGATCAGCGGATGGAACGGGCGGCGCGTGCGGCCAGATTGGAGCAGTGGTATAACGAACGGGATGCTGTTCCCTTGCGCAGCGAGACTCGAGCCAAGCCGTTGCGGATTGTGCAGGATACCTCGGATGAGGCCGTAATAGACGTACAATTGCATGTCCGGCTCTTTTATGAGAAGGGCGGGATGACCCACCGGGAGGATCGAATTGAACAGGAGCGGCTGACGTTCACGCGTGAGGGAGAAGCCTGGCAGGTGACGAGAATCGAGCGCGATCCGGCAGAAAGGAAGCCTGCGGGAGGAGAAGTACCTTTTGAACAGGCGTCGTTTAATCAAGGGGGGAGTCTGCCGTTGCTGAATCGCGGAGTGCTGGGCTTTGGCACATCGGCACGTCCCAGCCGATATCGGCGCGAGGAAGCGGCGGCCTATGCAGATCAGTGGTGGGATAGCTTCAACCCGGAGTTTGAAGGTTTCGATGTGGATTGCACCAATTATATCTCGCAATGCCTCTTTGCAGGGGGCGCACCGATCCACTATACTGGTAAAAGAGAATCGGGCTGGTGGTACAAAGGACGGGTCGCCGGACGTGAGCTGTGGAGTTATAGCTGGGCGGTTTCCAACAGCCTGGAGCGGTTTTTGGGCTCAAGCTCGTGGGGCTTGACCGCTGAACAGGTGAGCCGTCCGGAGCAGCTTATGCTGGGAGACGTCATTTTTTACGATTGGGACGGTGACGGGACCTTTCAGCACAGCACGATCGTAACGGCCTTTGATGCGGGTGGCATGCCGCTGGTCAATGCACATACGGTAAGCTCCAGACATCGTTATTGGGACTACAAAAATTCGTATGCATGGACGGATAGCACGGTATATCGCTTTTATCATATCGCCGACTATTTTTAA
- a CDS encoding M20 peptidase aminoacylase family protein gives MALSDNQKQLQQKLVAYRRELHEHPELSLQEHETTARIKRWLADNGIPILDFPLEVGVIAEIQGELPGPTIAVRADIDALPIREETKVDFVSKNDGIMHACGHDFHTASIIGAAILLKEKKSQLKGAVRFIFQPAEEIAQGAKVIAQAGALEGVEAIFGMHNKTDLPVGTIGIKEGPLMASVDKFELDVIGVGGHAGIPNNSIDPIVVGGQIVSGLQSIVSRSLSPFHNAVISVTRFQSGNTWNVIPDKAELEGTVRTFQEEARSRIPVLMKRTAEGIAAGYGAEVDFRWYSYLPCVNNNGRFTDVATDAAKDLGYKVVDAAQSPGGEDFAFYQETIPGFFVWMGVDGPQEWHHPAYSLNEDALIVAANYFSHLAVKVLEQWN, from the coding sequence GTGGCGCTTTCTGATAATCAAAAACAATTACAACAAAAGCTAGTCGCATACCGCAGAGAATTGCATGAACATCCGGAGCTTTCCTTGCAGGAGCATGAAACGACTGCCCGGATTAAACGCTGGTTGGCGGACAATGGCATTCCAATTCTTGATTTTCCGCTAGAGGTGGGCGTAATTGCCGAAATCCAGGGTGAGCTTCCCGGACCGACCATTGCCGTTCGGGCGGATATCGACGCCCTGCCCATTCGAGAAGAAACGAAAGTGGATTTTGTGTCTAAAAATGACGGGATTATGCATGCGTGCGGACATGACTTTCACACCGCCTCTATAATTGGAGCGGCTATTTTGCTGAAAGAAAAAAAGTCGCAATTAAAAGGAGCGGTCAGATTCATTTTTCAGCCGGCAGAGGAAATTGCCCAAGGTGCGAAAGTAATCGCCCAAGCCGGAGCGCTTGAAGGGGTGGAGGCCATTTTTGGCATGCACAATAAGACTGATTTGCCTGTCGGTACAATTGGCATCAAAGAAGGCCCGTTGATGGCCAGTGTAGATAAATTTGAGTTGGATGTGATCGGCGTGGGCGGCCATGCCGGTATTCCAAATAACAGCATCGATCCTATTGTGGTCGGTGGGCAAATTGTTTCCGGCCTGCAATCGATTGTCAGCCGGAGCCTTAGCCCGTTTCACAATGCGGTTATTAGTGTGACACGGTTCCAATCCGGGAACACATGGAATGTCATTCCGGACAAAGCGGAGCTGGAAGGAACCGTGCGGACCTTTCAGGAGGAAGCGCGAAGTCGTATCCCTGTGCTCATGAAACGCACTGCGGAAGGGATTGCCGCCGGATACGGAGCCGAGGTGGATTTCCGTTGGTACAGTTATCTTCCCTGCGTGAATAATAACGGGAGATTTACGGATGTGGCCACGGATGCGGCCAAAGACTTGGGCTATAAGGTCGTAGATGCCGCGCAAAGTCCCGGCGGAGAAGATTTTGCTTTTTATCAGGAAACCATTCCCGGATTTTTTGTATGGATGGGTGTGGATGGTCCTCAGGAATGGCATCATCCCGCATACTCGCTAAATGAAGATGCTCTGATTGTCGCCGCAAATTATTTCTCACATCTGGCCGTGAAAGTATTGGAGCAATGGAACTGA
- a CDS encoding alpha-hydroxy acid oxidase: MTRNPMPVFYKDWEALAAEKLERGAFEYIRGGSGSGETLLANETAFRQWAIIPRVLRDVSSVEISTSILDQPIQAPILLAPVGYQKLAYPQGELAAAKAAEKAGVPYIASTVSDYSLEEISEHTPQGNNWFQLYWSTNEALTFSMVKRAEQAGYKAIVVTVDTGVLGWRSSSFVHHFSPVRATRGGANFRKDPVFQALVTEWTEDNIIKEIENNKRRDHMTWDDILRLREITSLPIILKGIQHPKDAEKAAELGFEGIIVSNHGGRQLDAAISSLESLSPIVDAVKDRIAIIVDGGIRSGTDVYKALALGADAVSIGRPYIYGLAAYGEEGVVQVIEQYKSQLISALRLSGEANMKHLSRENLHRY; the protein is encoded by the coding sequence ATGACCAGGAACCCCATGCCCGTCTTTTATAAGGATTGGGAAGCGTTGGCCGCAGAAAAATTGGAACGCGGTGCTTTTGAATATATTAGAGGCGGATCGGGAAGTGGGGAGACACTGCTGGCGAACGAAACGGCGTTTCGTCAATGGGCGATTATTCCGCGAGTGCTGCGGGACGTATCTTCTGTGGAAATAAGCACTTCCATATTGGACCAGCCTATACAAGCTCCAATTCTGTTAGCGCCGGTCGGCTACCAAAAACTTGCGTATCCGCAAGGAGAACTTGCCGCTGCCAAGGCTGCCGAAAAGGCGGGTGTCCCTTATATCGCAAGTACGGTTTCTGATTATTCTTTGGAAGAAATAAGCGAACACACCCCGCAGGGAAATAACTGGTTCCAGCTCTACTGGTCAACCAATGAAGCTCTCACTTTCAGCATGGTGAAAAGGGCAGAGCAAGCCGGATATAAAGCGATTGTCGTAACCGTAGACACAGGCGTATTGGGATGGAGAAGCAGCAGCTTTGTTCATCACTTCTCGCCTGTGAGAGCAACCAGAGGTGGAGCTAATTTTCGTAAAGATCCTGTATTTCAAGCGTTGGTCACAGAATGGACGGAAGACAATATTATAAAAGAAATTGAAAACAATAAACGCAGGGATCATATGACTTGGGATGATATTCTCCGTTTGAGGGAAATCACCAGTCTGCCGATTATTTTAAAAGGCATACAGCATCCAAAAGATGCAGAAAAAGCCGCCGAGCTGGGATTTGAAGGGATTATCGTATCAAACCACGGCGGAAGACAACTGGATGCGGCAATATCCTCCCTGGAGTCTCTTTCGCCCATTGTTGACGCGGTTAAAGATAGGATCGCAATTATCGTGGACGGTGGCATCAGAAGCGGTACGGATGTATATAAAGCGCTGGCTTTGGGCGCGGATGCCGTTTCTATCGGAAGGCCGTATATTTATGGTTTGGCGGCGTACGGGGAAGAAGGAGTAGTCCAGGTTATCGAGCAATATAAGTCGCAGCTAATCTCTGCCCTACGGTTATCCGGTGAGGCAAATATGAAACACTTATCCAGAGAAAATCTGCACCGTTACTAA
- a CDS encoding D-alanine--D-alanine ligase: MAKQKLTVGLVYGGKSGEHEVSLQTAYAVMNAFNYEKYEIIPFYITKAGDWRRGPLLSAPLASLEQLKLERAEGGTKAALDTLFGKLYGEQTLDVLFPLLHGTFGEDGTIQGLFEMADMPYVGAGVLASAAGMDKGVMKKLFEHAGLPQVKYCYFNSTQWAQTSHDLVRSIETELGYPCFVKPANLGSSVGISKANNREELEKSVELALQFDLKVIVEEYVDAREIEVSVLGNDEPIASVPGEIVSSSDYYDYAAKYTDGQSEMLIPAPLDEEVADRIREAALQAFRALEGCGISRADFFVRRSDGHILINEVNTMPGFTPFSMYPLLWRETGVSYQSLLDRMIALALERYERRSALHYENS, translated from the coding sequence ATGGCAAAACAAAAATTAACCGTAGGGCTGGTGTACGGTGGCAAATCAGGCGAACATGAGGTTTCGCTGCAAACGGCGTATGCGGTAATGAACGCGTTTAATTATGAGAAATACGAGATTATTCCTTTTTATATTACAAAGGCTGGCGATTGGCGCAGAGGGCCGCTGCTGAGCGCACCTTTGGCTTCATTGGAGCAATTGAAGCTGGAACGTGCAGAGGGCGGCACCAAAGCGGCACTGGATACGTTGTTTGGCAAGCTGTACGGAGAGCAGACGCTGGATGTGTTGTTTCCGCTGCTGCATGGCACCTTTGGCGAGGACGGAACGATTCAGGGTCTATTCGAAATGGCGGATATGCCTTATGTCGGTGCAGGAGTGCTGGCTTCCGCCGCAGGGATGGACAAAGGCGTCATGAAGAAGCTGTTTGAGCATGCAGGCTTGCCGCAAGTGAAATACTGTTATTTTAATAGTACACAGTGGGCACAAACCAGTCATGATCTGGTGCGCAGCATCGAAACGGAGCTCGGTTATCCGTGCTTTGTCAAACCGGCGAATCTGGGGTCAAGTGTCGGTATTTCCAAAGCCAATAACCGGGAAGAGCTGGAGAAATCTGTGGAACTGGCTTTGCAATTTGACCTGAAGGTGATTGTGGAGGAGTACGTAGATGCGCGTGAGATCGAGGTCAGCGTGCTTGGCAACGACGAGCCGATTGCTTCCGTACCGGGTGAAATTGTATCGTCCAGCGATTACTATGATTATGCTGCCAAATATACGGACGGCCAATCGGAAATGCTTATTCCGGCACCGCTCGACGAGGAAGTGGCAGATCGTATTCGCGAGGCCGCCCTACAAGCATTCCGGGCTCTGGAGGGCTGTGGGATTTCCCGTGCAGATTTCTTCGTCAGACGCTCGGATGGACATATTTTGATCAATGAAGTGAACACCATGCCGGGCTTTACACCGTTCAGCATGTATCCATTGCTGTGGAGAGAAACCGGAGTATCCTACCAAAGCTTGCTGGATCGCATGATTGCACTCGCACTGGAGCGTTATGAACGCAGGTCTGCACTTCACTACGAGAACTCATAA
- a CDS encoding amino acid ABC transporter ATP-binding protein, whose protein sequence is MISVKNLHKRFGNLVVLDGINIEVKQGEVVAIIGPSGSGKSTLLRCLNLLETPDQGEIEIGSARINAEKFSGKEAHLLRQQTAMVFQNYNLFKNKTALQNITESLVIAKKMKKEAASQIALDLLKQVGLVDKKDNYPVTLSGGQQQRVGIARALAVDPHAILFDEPTSALDPELVAEVLQVIRYIAKKNTTMIIVTHEMAFAKEVADKIIFMADGHIVEQGTPAQIFEQSVNPRTKQFLQQLGSRAAGSEEETKEESFSGAF, encoded by the coding sequence ATGATATCGGTTAAAAACCTGCATAAACGTTTTGGCAATTTGGTTGTACTAGACGGCATCAATATAGAGGTGAAACAGGGCGAAGTCGTTGCGATTATCGGCCCTTCAGGCTCAGGAAAATCAACATTGCTCCGGTGTCTGAATTTATTGGAAACTCCCGATCAGGGGGAAATAGAAATCGGAAGCGCCAGGATAAACGCTGAAAAATTTTCCGGGAAAGAAGCGCATTTATTAAGACAGCAAACGGCGATGGTGTTTCAGAATTATAATTTGTTTAAGAATAAAACAGCTCTGCAGAATATTACGGAATCTTTAGTGATCGCCAAAAAAATGAAAAAAGAAGCTGCAAGTCAAATCGCGCTCGATTTATTGAAGCAGGTCGGCCTGGTGGATAAAAAGGACAACTACCCGGTTACCTTATCCGGCGGACAGCAGCAGCGTGTCGGCATTGCCAGGGCGCTCGCGGTTGATCCCCATGCGATTTTGTTTGATGAGCCGACCTCCGCGTTGGACCCGGAGCTTGTGGCCGAGGTATTGCAGGTGATCCGGTATATTGCGAAAAAGAACACGACGATGATCATTGTCACGCATGAGATGGCCTTTGCGAAGGAAGTAGCCGACAAGATTATTTTTATGGCTGACGGACATATTGTCGAGCAGGGAACTCCAGCGCAAATCTTTGAGCAATCCGTAAATCCGCGAACCAAACAATTTTTGCAGCAGTTGGGCAGCAGAGCAGCTGGCAGCGAAGAGGAAACGAAGGAGGAATCGTTCAGTGGCGCTTTCTGA
- a CDS encoding MmgE/PrpD family protein, producing the protein MELNNLSLTSRFVDCIQAANPLASREAVHMAKMGLVDFIASCHAASGDISVQKLKKHLDMDGGAGPVPVIGQNMKAAPLHAALLNGFIGHALDFDDVHSDVRGHPSTVILPVLFSLAASRSTAKALNGQRLLASYIIGVEVMARLGQAIGKDHYAKGWHNTGTLGTVAAAVAGAYFLGMNHEEMRQVIGLAATQASGLRVQFGTEAKPLHAGLASQAALQSILFTEYQLSSTAAGLDQELGFFAVYGQGEPYAAPFLLDHWQHGSWKIANPGLWFKLYPFCSAGYHGADAALRLVANYPIDPERINQINIIFPQGGDAALVQHTPLTGEQGRFSIEYIVALILLHYPLSIGNFQAQPIAEEVRMFMSKIKRRYSDDIQPVPDSIPKGRFTIVEIITDRNEIWSERVDAPKGSALQPLTDEEMQYKLKICLQNDQTSRRILQYVEDLENYPVSGLLSLL; encoded by the coding sequence ATGGAACTGAACAATCTGTCGTTAACAAGTCGGTTTGTTGACTGCATTCAGGCTGCGAACCCGCTGGCCTCACGAGAAGCGGTGCATATGGCTAAAATGGGGCTTGTTGATTTTATTGCCTCATGTCATGCGGCCAGCGGCGATATAAGTGTCCAGAAGCTTAAAAAGCATTTGGACATGGACGGCGGAGCAGGACCTGTTCCTGTCATCGGTCAGAATATGAAAGCAGCGCCGCTTCATGCCGCTCTCTTAAACGGGTTTATAGGCCACGCGCTTGACTTTGACGATGTTCATTCCGATGTTCGCGGCCATCCGAGCACTGTTATTTTGCCGGTGCTTTTTTCGCTGGCTGCAAGCAGGTCGACCGCAAAAGCTTTGAATGGCCAAAGGCTCCTGGCCTCCTATATTATCGGGGTGGAAGTTATGGCCAGGCTCGGGCAAGCCATCGGAAAAGACCATTATGCCAAAGGCTGGCACAATACCGGTACACTCGGAACCGTTGCCGCTGCTGTTGCGGGAGCCTATTTCCTAGGCATGAATCATGAGGAAATGCGCCAGGTGATAGGTTTGGCGGCAACGCAGGCCAGCGGTCTAAGAGTTCAGTTCGGAACGGAGGCCAAGCCGTTGCATGCGGGTTTGGCTTCGCAAGCGGCCCTGCAATCGATTTTATTTACCGAATATCAGTTAAGCAGCACGGCGGCAGGATTGGATCAGGAGCTGGGCTTTTTTGCCGTATACGGACAAGGCGAACCCTATGCGGCTCCTTTTTTATTGGATCATTGGCAGCATGGCTCATGGAAAATAGCAAACCCGGGTTTATGGTTTAAGCTGTATCCCTTTTGCTCCGCCGGGTACCATGGAGCGGATGCAGCCTTGCGTTTAGTGGCTAACTATCCGATAGACCCGGAGCGAATCAACCAGATCAACATCATTTTCCCCCAGGGCGGCGATGCAGCTTTAGTGCAGCATACTCCGCTGACAGGTGAACAAGGCCGCTTTAGCATTGAATATATTGTCGCATTGATTCTTTTACATTATCCGCTTTCAATTGGAAATTTTCAGGCACAGCCTATTGCGGAAGAGGTACGAATGTTCATGAGCAAGATCAAGAGAAGGTATAGCGATGACATTCAACCTGTTCCCGATAGTATCCCGAAAGGCAGATTTACAATTGTGGAAATCATAACAGACCGCAACGAAATATGGAGCGAGCGTGTGGATGCTCCCAAAGGTTCGGCCCTGCAGCCGTTAACGGATGAGGAAATGCAATACAAACTGAAGATCTGCCTGCAAAACGACCAGACTTCACGCCGAATCCTGCAATATGTCGAGGACTTGGAGAACTATCCGGTTTCCGGGCTGCTCTCTTTATTATAG